The following proteins are encoded in a genomic region of Ignavibacteriota bacterium:
- a CDS encoding cytochrome c: MKNKRLPVVPALVVFAALAVFVGLWAGNDFQPLRSTEPPFQIRFDMQYQKKVGAQQPSTFFADRKSMREPVPGTVSRESYVFTDTSYQQTEARLVNPFPSPTPAMLARGKNRFEAFCAPCHSSTGQDTTEVVRKGMQKPPNLAATNAKGYSDARLFYVVSKGQNVMPGYADKLTPDDRWAVIAHVRALQKQKLRYPDPAAAPPAAPAPAQTQAGR, encoded by the coding sequence ATGAAGAATAAACGTCTCCCCGTCGTCCCGGCCCTCGTGGTTTTTGCGGCGCTGGCGGTGTTTGTCGGACTCTGGGCCGGCAACGATTTCCAGCCGCTGCGCAGCACCGAGCCGCCGTTCCAAATTCGATTCGACATGCAGTATCAGAAAAAAGTCGGCGCGCAGCAGCCAAGCACATTTTTTGCCGACAGAAAATCGATGCGTGAACCCGTGCCCGGCACCGTTTCGCGCGAGAGCTACGTGTTCACCGACACGAGCTATCAGCAGACCGAGGCCCGGCTCGTGAATCCGTTTCCCTCGCCCACACCGGCGATGCTCGCGCGCGGGAAGAACCGCTTCGAGGCCTTCTGCGCGCCGTGCCATTCCTCGACCGGGCAGGACACGACCGAGGTCGTGCGCAAGGGCATGCAGAAGCCGCCCAATCTCGCCGCGACGAACGCCAAAGGATATTCGGATGCGCGACTCTTTTATGTTGTGAGCAAGGGGCAGAACGTGATGCCCGGGTATGCCGACAAACTCACGCCCGACGATCGCTGGGCGGTGATCGCACATGTGCGCGCGCTGCAGAAGCAGAAGCTGCGCTATCCGGATCCCGCCGCGGCGCCGCCCGCGGCCCCGGCTCCGGCACAGACTCAGGCAGGGAGGTAA
- a CDS encoding DUF3341 domain-containing protein, translating into MNTTKLAGITGIFTDPDTVLAAAAALRSAGYRRFDFHTPYPLHGLDDAMGIKKTILPYISLIAGVTGALVALHLQWYTGAVDYPLVIGGKPLFALEPSIPITFELTVLLSAIATVVGMFGLNGLPRWFSKWQKDPHFLRSTDDAFVVTIDAEDPLYDSEKTRALLQSVGADQIRVVEYNEE; encoded by the coding sequence ATGAACACGACGAAACTTGCCGGCATCACCGGCATCTTCACCGATCCCGACACCGTGCTTGCCGCCGCTGCCGCGCTGCGGTCGGCCGGCTACCGCCGCTTCGATTTTCACACGCCGTATCCGTTACACGGACTCGACGATGCGATGGGTATCAAAAAAACGATACTCCCGTACATCTCGCTCATCGCCGGCGTCACCGGCGCGCTTGTCGCGCTGCATCTGCAGTGGTACACCGGCGCGGTGGACTATCCGCTTGTCATCGGCGGCAAACCCCTGTTCGCGCTCGAACCCTCGATTCCGATCACCTTCGAACTCACGGTGCTGCTCAGCGCCATCGCGACCGTCGTGGGCATGTTCGGGCTCAACGGACTTCCGCGCTGGTTTTCGAAATGGCAGAAAGATCCGCATTTCCTCCGCTCCACCGACGACGCCTTTGTGGTGACGATCGACGCGGAGGATCCGCTGTACGATTCCGAGAAAACGCGCGCCCTGCTGCAGTCCGTCGGCGCCGATCAGATCCGCGTGGTGGAATACAATGAAGAATAA
- the nrfD gene encoding polysulfide reductase NrfD: protein MSPTHDRTRHDSWNVDGGGSVSLDTASRHREPLVHGTPKAADVTDLVAGIVERKPSKAYFLALTITGSMAGIGILAILYTVFTGIGVWGNNQPVGWAWDITNFVFWIGIGHAGTLISAILFLFRQNWRTAINRAAEAMTIFAVICALIFPIIHTGRPWVAVYWLLPLPNQMQMWVNFRSPLLWDVFAVSTYFTVSLLFWFVGLVPDLATLRNRAKNKIAAWVLTLLSLGWTGANRHWHRYEKAYLILAGLSTPLVLSVHTIVSFDFAVSIIPGWHTTIFPPYFVAGAIFSGFAMVLTLMILARTLLGLEQFLTLKHIENMNKILMATGLMVGYAYGVEFFIAWYSGNPYEKFIFINRAFGPYAWAYWTMVSCNVFIPQLFWFRRIRRNLAITWVISIFVNIGMWFERFVIIATSLHRDFLPSSWGYFIPTWIDASIFIGTIGIFLTLFLLFAKWLPVLAISEVKAILPGAQPSHGKH, encoded by the coding sequence ATGAGCCCGACACACGACCGCACACGGCACGATTCCTGGAACGTCGACGGTGGAGGAAGTGTGTCGCTCGACACCGCCTCCCGGCATCGCGAACCACTCGTGCACGGCACCCCGAAGGCCGCGGACGTCACCGACCTCGTGGCCGGGATCGTCGAGCGGAAACCCTCGAAGGCCTACTTCCTGGCGCTCACCATCACCGGCTCGATGGCGGGCATCGGCATTCTCGCGATTCTCTACACCGTGTTCACCGGCATCGGCGTGTGGGGCAACAACCAGCCGGTGGGCTGGGCGTGGGACATCACCAACTTTGTGTTCTGGATCGGTATCGGCCACGCGGGCACGCTGATCTCGGCCATCCTCTTTCTCTTCCGGCAGAACTGGCGCACGGCCATCAACCGCGCCGCCGAGGCGATGACGATTTTCGCCGTCATCTGCGCCCTGATCTTCCCGATCATCCACACCGGCCGCCCGTGGGTGGCCGTGTACTGGCTGCTGCCTCTGCCGAATCAGATGCAGATGTGGGTGAACTTCCGCTCGCCGCTGCTGTGGGACGTCTTTGCGGTGTCCACCTATTTCACCGTGTCGCTGCTGTTCTGGTTTGTCGGACTCGTGCCCGATCTCGCCACCCTGCGCAACCGCGCAAAGAATAAAATCGCCGCGTGGGTGCTCACACTGCTCAGTCTGGGATGGACCGGCGCAAACCGCCACTGGCACCGCTACGAAAAGGCGTATCTGATCCTTGCCGGACTCTCGACACCGCTCGTGTTGTCGGTGCACACCATCGTGTCGTTCGACTTTGCCGTGTCCATCATTCCCGGATGGCACACCACGATCTTTCCGCCCTACTTTGTGGCGGGCGCCATCTTTTCCGGATTCGCGATGGTGCTGACGCTCATGATTCTCGCGCGCACGCTGCTGGGACTCGAGCAGTTCCTCACGCTCAAACACATCGAAAACATGAACAAGATCCTCATGGCCACGGGCCTGATGGTCGGCTACGCATACGGCGTCGAGTTCTTCATCGCCTGGTACAGCGGCAATCCCTACGAGAAGTTCATCTTCATCAACAGGGCGTTCGGACCGTACGCATGGGCGTACTGGACCATGGTATCGTGCAACGTGTTTATTCCGCAACTCTTCTGGTTCAGGCGCATCAGGCGCAATCTGGCCATCACATGGGTCATCTCGATCTTCGTGAATATCGGCATGTGGTTCGAGCGCTTCGTGATCATCGCCACATCGCTGCACCGCGATTTTCTCCCCTCGAGTTGGGGATACTTCATTCCGACCTGGATCGATGCCTCGATCTTTATCGGCACCATCGGCATTTTCCTGACCCTCTTCCTGCTCTTCGCGAAATGGCTGCCCGTGCTGGCGATTTCGGAAGTGAAGGCCATCCTGCCCGGCGCGCAGCCGTCGCACGGGAAACATTGA
- a CDS encoding TAT-variant-translocated molybdopterin oxidoreductase, with translation MNDTRDTGKTYWKSFQELARDPAVMEQLHNEFPADYDAPLGSASAMTRRTFIGLMGASVALAATGCRKPEQEIVPYVRKPESLVPGVSQHYATVFALGYAAQPLLVRSREGRPIKVEGNDRDTTTGGASSHFAQASLLALYDPDRILRPTVQNSDSTPHNAVTRIAAAFADTAKKGKAVRILVDEHASPSMARLYEALERAIPNCKVVTWPAMSAWNAAESNKALLGIDGLFAVDLAKADVILGIEADFLGADPDAVRNIRGFASRRKPTRAAASMSRFYAAESVMTLTGSNADHRLVLGPSEFESFLHAVLHEVAVVRRRGALDAAVLAELSRKAPASFPMIGAIADDLLRGSAVVMVGRHLSMRAQAYGVLLNLAIGAYGANRPLDPAHVYPYSGSAKTAVESLRAELRRGDVGAVLFADVNLAHALGEKEFRGLLSKVLYRFACSQYADETSKACTIFLPVNHALECWGDAELPDGTQVVQQPLIAPLNDGQWSLGDTLLRIAQLSNAAAAPVESTWYDFVRARWRRDVQTAAGASAGGFDAFWQNALREGLVSITATRRPLAINMAQALPLLRAQTSAGGSFTVCIAPSNTVYDGRFANLGWLQEMPDPVTKVTWGNAALLGPATAKALGVKKDDVIRIKTASGAVELPVLVQPGVAENTVAVSTGYGRSEGGRVLAGVGVDTAGLLPAQGPSLGFAACSVEKTGAVAPLACTQDHHSLGGDELYDIDRSDIVKEATLADFTKNPSVLFARELPVLGAEKQHDRPISLMEPHDYSKGHRWGMTIDASACVGCSACMIACVSENNIPVVGKEQVMKGREMHWLRIDRYYSGDEAAPETLVQPMLCQHCENAPCENVCPVAATTHSPEGLNEMTYNRCVGTRYCSNNCPYKVRRFNYLDYHGDDRDPLGMVFNPDVTVRMRGVMEKCTFCVQRINDAKFHAKNEGRDRLADGEVVTACQQACPADAIVFGDLNDPASAVSASRGSERGYLVLRELNVQPSITYLAKIRNTNGGKA, from the coding sequence ATGAACGATACACGCGATACAGGAAAAACGTACTGGAAAAGTTTCCAGGAACTCGCCCGCGACCCCGCGGTGATGGAGCAACTCCATAACGAGTTTCCCGCCGACTACGATGCGCCTCTCGGTTCGGCCTCGGCCATGACGCGACGCACCTTCATCGGCCTGATGGGGGCCTCGGTCGCGCTTGCCGCCACCGGCTGCCGCAAGCCGGAGCAGGAGATCGTGCCCTACGTGCGCAAGCCGGAATCGCTGGTGCCGGGTGTCTCTCAGCACTACGCCACAGTGTTTGCACTCGGGTACGCCGCGCAGCCGCTTCTGGTGCGCTCGCGGGAAGGGCGTCCGATAAAAGTCGAAGGCAACGACCGCGACACGACGACGGGCGGGGCCTCGAGTCATTTCGCCCAGGCGTCGCTGCTCGCGCTCTACGATCCCGACCGCATATTGCGGCCGACCGTGCAGAACAGCGACTCAACGCCGCACAACGCCGTCACACGTATCGCGGCGGCGTTTGCCGATACGGCAAAAAAAGGCAAGGCGGTCCGAATTCTTGTCGACGAACACGCCTCGCCCTCGATGGCCCGGCTGTACGAGGCGCTCGAGCGAGCAATTCCGAACTGCAAGGTGGTGACCTGGCCCGCGATGAGCGCCTGGAACGCGGCCGAATCGAACAAAGCGCTGCTTGGCATCGACGGCCTATTTGCGGTCGACCTCGCCAAGGCCGACGTCATTCTGGGCATTGAAGCGGATTTTCTTGGCGCGGACCCCGACGCCGTGAGGAACATCCGCGGCTTTGCATCCCGCCGCAAACCCACGCGCGCGGCCGCATCCATGAGCCGTTTTTACGCGGCCGAATCGGTGATGACACTCACGGGTTCGAACGCCGACCACCGTCTTGTGCTGGGCCCTTCCGAATTCGAGTCGTTTCTGCACGCGGTGCTGCACGAGGTGGCCGTGGTGCGCCGCCGCGGCGCCCTGGATGCCGCGGTGCTCGCGGAACTCTCGAGGAAGGCGCCCGCGTCCTTCCCCATGATCGGCGCCATCGCCGACGATCTGCTCCGCGGCTCCGCGGTGGTGATGGTCGGACGGCATCTGTCGATGCGGGCCCAGGCCTACGGCGTTCTGCTCAATCTTGCCATAGGCGCGTATGGCGCGAACCGTCCTCTCGATCCCGCGCACGTGTATCCGTACAGCGGATCCGCAAAGACCGCCGTCGAATCCCTGCGTGCGGAACTCCGCCGCGGGGACGTCGGCGCCGTGCTGTTCGCGGACGTCAACCTCGCGCACGCTCTGGGCGAGAAGGAGTTCCGCGGCCTTCTCTCGAAGGTGCTGTATCGTTTCGCATGCTCGCAATACGCGGACGAGACGTCGAAGGCGTGCACAATCTTTCTGCCCGTCAATCACGCTCTCGAGTGCTGGGGCGACGCGGAGCTTCCCGACGGCACACAGGTGGTGCAGCAGCCGCTCATCGCGCCGTTGAACGACGGACAGTGGTCGCTCGGCGACACGTTGCTGCGCATCGCGCAGTTGAGCAACGCGGCCGCGGCGCCGGTCGAGAGCACGTGGTACGACTTCGTCCGCGCGCGCTGGCGGCGCGACGTGCAGACGGCTGCGGGCGCCTCCGCCGGAGGGTTCGATGCCTTCTGGCAGAACGCTCTCCGCGAGGGGCTCGTGTCTATCACCGCCACCCGGCGCCCGCTCGCGATCAACATGGCGCAGGCACTGCCGCTGTTACGCGCGCAAACATCCGCGGGCGGCTCGTTCACGGTGTGTATTGCGCCCTCGAACACCGTCTACGACGGACGTTTCGCAAATCTGGGCTGGCTGCAGGAGATGCCCGATCCCGTCACCAAAGTCACCTGGGGCAACGCCGCATTGCTGGGTCCCGCCACCGCAAAGGCGCTCGGCGTAAAAAAGGATGATGTGATCCGAATAAAGACGGCCTCGGGCGCGGTGGAACTTCCCGTGCTTGTGCAGCCGGGTGTTGCCGAGAATACCGTCGCGGTCAGCACGGGATATGGACGCAGCGAGGGCGGGCGCGTGCTTGCCGGTGTGGGAGTTGATACGGCCGGGCTGCTGCCCGCGCAGGGTCCGTCGCTGGGATTCGCCGCGTGTTCGGTCGAGAAGACCGGTGCCGTTGCGCCGCTCGCCTGCACACAGGACCATCACTCGCTGGGTGGTGATGAGTTGTACGACATCGACCGCAGCGACATCGTGAAGGAGGCGACACTCGCCGATTTTACGAAGAATCCGTCGGTGCTTTTTGCACGCGAGCTTCCCGTGCTCGGAGCCGAGAAGCAGCACGATCGTCCGATCAGTCTCATGGAGCCACACGACTACTCGAAGGGGCATCGATGGGGCATGACCATCGACGCGTCGGCCTGCGTCGGATGCAGCGCATGTATGATCGCGTGTGTGTCGGAGAACAATATCCCCGTGGTCGGCAAGGAACAGGTTATGAAGGGCCGCGAGATGCACTGGCTGCGCATCGACCGCTACTACAGCGGCGACGAGGCGGCGCCGGAAACGCTCGTGCAGCCGATGCTGTGCCAGCACTGCGAGAACGCGCCCTGCGAAAACGTCTGTCCCGTCGCGGCGACGACGCACAGTCCCGAAGGACTGAACGAGATGACCTACAACCGCTGCGTGGGTACGCGCTATTGTTCGAACAACTGCCCCTACAAGGTGCGCCGCTTCAACTACCTCGACTATCACGGCGACGACCGCGATCCCCTGGGCATGGTGTTTAATCCCGATGTCACCGTGCGTATGCGCGGCGTGATGGAGAAGTGCACGTTCTGCGTGCAGCGCATCAACGACGCAAAATTCCACGCGAAGAACGAGGGCCGCGACCGGCTCGCGGACGGCGAGGTGGTCACCGCATGCCAGCAGGCATGTCCGGCCGACGCCATCGTCTTCGGCGATCTCAACGATCCCGCCAGCGCCGTGTCCGCGTCGCGCGGTTCCGAGCGCGGCTATCTCGTGCTGCGCGAATTAAACGTGCAGCCCTCCATCACCTATCTCGCGAAGATCCGGAACACCAACGGAGGAAAGGCATGA
- a CDS encoding cytochrome c3 family protein: protein MFSAKLDRQIKRTVLAGLTLLGVGAVVFYFGRHPQWMDVGYRPQQPVPFDHSVHAGNLKIACVYCHTSVETSAHSTVPPTQTCMNCHVIVKRDSPKLKLVHESWEKNMPIPWIRIHKLPDYAFFNHSRHIKAGVDCASCHGEVEKQGVIVQKKPLTMGWCLDCHRDPNAYSVRTREITGADVRPEVLARPLNRGPENCSACHH from the coding sequence ATGTTCAGCGCGAAACTCGATAGACAGATCAAACGAACCGTGCTCGCCGGACTGACCCTGCTCGGCGTCGGCGCCGTCGTCTTCTACTTCGGCAGGCATCCACAGTGGATGGATGTCGGATACCGGCCCCAGCAACCCGTGCCCTTCGATCACAGTGTGCATGCCGGCAATCTCAAAATCGCCTGCGTGTACTGCCACACCAGTGTGGAGACCTCGGCGCACAGCACCGTTCCCCCGACACAGACCTGCATGAATTGCCATGTGATCGTGAAGCGCGACAGCCCGAAGCTGAAGCTCGTGCATGAGAGCTGGGAGAAGAACATGCCCATCCCGTGGATACGCATACACAAGCTTCCGGACTACGCCTTCTTCAATCACAGCAGGCATATCAAGGCGGGCGTCGATTGCGCGTCGTGCCACGGTGAAGTCGAGAAGCAGGGCGTGATCGTGCAGAAGAAACCGCTGACCATGGGCTGGTGTCTCGACTGCCATCGCGACCCGAACGCGTACAGCGTGCGGACGCGTGAGATCACGGGTGCCGACGTGCGGCCGGAAGTGCTCGCGCGGCCCCTGAACCGTGGACCCGAGAACTGCTCGGCCTGCCACCATTGA
- a CDS encoding DUF420 domain-containing protein has translation MITDWLPALNASLNTVASIFLLLGYRFIRHQRRDAHRAMMIAAFVTSGLFLASYIAYHLSSHLLTRFQGDGIARIVYFTVLISHSVLAPAVPVLAIMSLLRALREKFDLHRRIARWTFPLWLYVSVTGVVVYVMLYHIYAPSA, from the coding sequence ATGATCACCGACTGGCTGCCCGCCCTGAACGCCTCGCTGAACACAGTTGCGAGCATCTTCCTCCTGCTCGGATACCGCTTTATCCGCCATCAGCGCCGCGATGCACACCGCGCCATGATGATCGCGGCCTTTGTCACATCGGGCCTGTTCCTCGCCTCGTATATCGCGTACCACCTGTCCTCGCACCTGCTGACCCGTTTCCAGGGAGACGGCATCGCACGCATCGTGTATTTTACCGTGCTCATTTCACATTCGGTGCTTGCGCCCGCAGTGCCCGTGCTTGCAATCATGTCGCTGCTCCGCGCGTTGCGCGAGAAGTTCGATCTGCACCGCCGCATCGCACGCTGGACTTTTCCCCTGTGGCTCTACGTGTCGGTGACGGGTGTTGTCGTCTACGTCATGCTGTATCACATCTACGCTCCGTCCGCATGA
- a CDS encoding SCO family protein, whose amino-acid sequence MVPHVSAARGVFRATAVTSRAAARIQNAGKMLRTILATALLLASAGCGGNEAPGIDAAALPLIKDAPSFTVPNYDGTEVSTETLAGNVYLVYFFFTSCGGPCPVINSTANVLQAEFADEAHFRLVGFTVDPDTDTQERLTKYARRYAAKPGRWFFLRTSKDEVAKLAAKGFLMGDARTPALHSTRFALVDARGSIRGYYDALDPAAMDALRQAIRALLAGGPA is encoded by the coding sequence ATGGTGCCGCACGTTTCCGCCGCCCGCGGAGTGTTTCGTGCGACCGCTGTGACGTCCCGTGCAGCCGCGAGAATACAGAACGCGGGGAAAATGCTGCGAACAATACTTGCAACGGCGCTGCTGCTCGCGAGTGCCGGCTGCGGCGGGAACGAAGCACCCGGCATCGATGCCGCCGCCCTGCCACTGATAAAGGACGCCCCGTCGTTCACCGTGCCCAACTACGACGGCACAGAGGTCAGCACCGAGACACTGGCGGGCAACGTGTACCTCGTGTACTTTTTCTTCACGAGTTGCGGCGGACCATGCCCCGTCATCAATTCCACCGCAAACGTGCTGCAGGCCGAGTTCGCGGACGAGGCGCACTTCCGTCTTGTCGGATTCACGGTCGATCCCGACACCGACACACAGGAGCGGCTGACCAAGTACGCGCGCCGCTACGCTGCAAAACCCGGACGCTGGTTTTTCCTCCGCACGTCAAAAGACGAGGTCGCAAAGCTGGCCGCAAAGGGTTTCCTGATGGGCGACGCGCGCACGCCGGCATTACACAGCACGCGGTTTGCATTAGTCGATGCGCGCGGTTCCATCCGCGGATATTACGACGCGCTTGATCCGGCGGCCATGGACGCACTGCGCCAGGCGATTCGTGCATTGCTCGCGGGAGGTCCGGCATGA
- a CDS encoding cytochrome C oxidase subunit IV family protein, with translation MSAENFDAIKKSYFKVFLALLVLTALTVAVTTLHFGDTMNIVVGVVIAALKAALVVAIFMHLKFDNPRLRYFVTVPVAFFLILVFTLTKLGL, from the coding sequence ATGTCCGCAGAAAATTTCGACGCGATAAAAAAGAGCTACTTCAAGGTGTTCCTTGCGCTGCTCGTCCTGACGGCCCTTACCGTGGCTGTCACGACGCTGCATTTCGGCGACACGATGAATATCGTGGTAGGCGTCGTGATTGCGGCGCTCAAGGCCGCGCTGGTGGTGGCGATCTTCATGCATCTCAAGTTCGACAATCCCCGGCTGCGGTATTTTGTGACCGTGCCCGTCGCGTTTTTCCTCATCCTCGTTTTCACCTTGACGAAGCTGGGACTGTAA
- a CDS encoding cytochrome c oxidase subunit 3 produces the protein MSHELAAAPSTRTGIVHAKLGMWIFIASEIMFFTGFFGAFLVLRNLHIDVFTESAHELNKVLATINTAVLISSSLTMALSHLALEKGDQKQFRLFLFLTLLCGFGFLIIKTIEYTAKFGHHIYPWTNTFFATYFTMTGFHAAHVIGGMIPMAWMLGKSLLRGYPQSQHHRVEALGLYWHFVDLVWIFLFPTLYLIF, from the coding sequence ATGTCCCACGAACTCGCAGCGGCTCCGTCCACACGCACGGGCATCGTCCACGCCAAACTCGGCATGTGGATTTTTATCGCGTCGGAAATCATGTTCTTCACGGGATTTTTCGGCGCCTTCCTCGTCCTTCGAAACCTTCACATCGACGTGTTCACGGAGAGCGCGCACGAGTTGAACAAGGTGCTTGCGACCATCAATACCGCCGTGCTCATCAGCAGCAGTCTCACGATGGCACTGTCGCATCTGGCGCTCGAGAAGGGCGACCAGAAGCAGTTCCGCCTATTCCTGTTCCTGACGCTGCTCTGCGGCTTCGGCTTCCTGATCATCAAGACCATCGAATACACCGCGAAGTTCGGGCACCACATCTATCCGTGGACCAACACCTTTTTCGCCACCTACTTCACGATGACAGGCTTCCATGCTGCGCACGTGATCGGCGGCATGATTCCCATGGCATGGATGCTCGGCAAGTCGCTGCTGCGCGGCTATCCGCAGTCGCAGCACCATCGCGTGGAGGCGCTGGGCCTGTACTGGCACTTTGTGGATCTCGTCTGGATTTTCCTGTTCCCGACCCTGTATCTGATTTTCTGA
- the cyoE gene encoding protoheme IX farnesyltransferase, which yields MIQDIGGTRPAVAVGGLSWRETFAAYHELTKPGITLMVVVSAAAGFWLALPRNTELVLTMDYAMRFLVTLAGTALVSAGSCTLNHVLERGYDLRMKRTMDRPIPSGRIAPAHAAFFGMVLSAVGLGLLAAHSVLAAALAAATWFLYLGVYTPLKRRTSLATLVGGIPGALPPLGGWVMGSGSIEAGGLVLFLVLFVWQMPHFLSLAWMYRKDYERGGFQMLTVQDERGVRVGLHVLAYTAALVVFSLSLTPMGETGPWYFAVTFVLGAAFLVASARFLAERSNTRARTVLLSSYMYLLAVLTMMFIDKV from the coding sequence ATGATACAGGATATCGGCGGAACACGGCCCGCGGTTGCGGTCGGCGGACTGAGCTGGCGCGAGACTTTTGCCGCGTATCACGAGCTGACAAAACCCGGCATCACGCTGATGGTTGTCGTGAGCGCCGCCGCGGGCTTCTGGCTCGCGCTGCCGCGCAACACGGAACTTGTTTTGACCATGGATTATGCGATGCGTTTCCTCGTGACTCTCGCCGGAACGGCACTGGTCTCCGCGGGAAGCTGCACGCTGAACCACGTGCTCGAGCGCGGTTACGATCTGCGCATGAAACGCACGATGGACCGGCCCATCCCGTCGGGCCGCATCGCACCCGCGCACGCGGCCTTCTTCGGCATGGTGCTCAGCGCCGTCGGACTCGGTCTGCTCGCGGCGCATTCGGTTCTCGCGGCGGCGCTCGCGGCCGCAACGTGGTTCCTGTATCTCGGTGTGTACACCCCGCTGAAACGACGCACGTCACTCGCCACGCTTGTCGGCGGCATTCCGGGCGCTCTTCCGCCGCTCGGCGGCTGGGTAATGGGCAGCGGATCCATAGAGGCGGGTGGACTCGTGCTGTTCCTCGTCCTCTTCGTCTGGCAAATGCCGCACTTCCTTTCGCTTGCATGGATGTACCGCAAGGATTACGAGCGGGGCGGGTTCCAGATGCTGACGGTACAGGACGAGCGCGGCGTGCGTGTCGGGTTGCACGTCCTGGCCTACACCGCGGCGCTTGTGGTGTTCAGTCTTTCCCTCACGCCGATGGGCGAGACCGGGCCCTGGTATTTCGCGGTCACATTTGTGCTCGGCGCGGCCTTCCTCGTCGCCTCGGCGCGTTTCCTCGCGGAACGGTCGAATACACGCGCGCGGACCGTGCTGCTTTCGTCGTACATGTATCTTCTCGCTGTTCTGACCATGATGTTCATCGATAAAGTGTAG
- a CDS encoding heme A synthase — translation MSIERITFTTSQRWLHRIAVILAVGTVLLIAKGGLVHSAGAGLSVPDWPTTYGENMFTYPIEKWTGGIVFEHGHRLIASGIGFITIIVAVMVWFVDKRRWMKVLAGVALLSVIVQGVLGGLTVLMQLPAAVSISHAMLAQSFLLMTVAMAAATSRAWMTGSAAQRVNAGASVQRLLLAAVLLTFVQIFLGALTRHTYSAPFIPDFPLSNGRIIPVFTDSHVVIHFAHRVGALVVTIAIFWAGIVVLRARELARLRTAVITAMLLVLVQATLGATVIWTRQAILPNTLHVAFGALTFATIFLAWLRAARWYRFSETQPSGVAGVEGARA, via the coding sequence ATGAGCATCGAACGCATCACCTTTACCACATCACAGCGCTGGCTGCACCGCATCGCGGTAATCCTCGCCGTGGGCACCGTGTTGCTCATCGCGAAGGGCGGACTCGTCCACAGCGCCGGCGCGGGACTTTCCGTGCCCGATTGGCCGACCACTTACGGCGAGAACATGTTCACCTACCCGATTGAAAAATGGACGGGCGGAATCGTATTTGAACATGGCCACCGTCTCATAGCGTCAGGAATAGGATTCATCACCATCATCGTCGCCGTGATGGTGTGGTTTGTGGACAAGCGTCGCTGGATGAAAGTACTCGCAGGTGTGGCGCTGCTGTCGGTGATTGTGCAAGGCGTGCTGGGCGGACTTACCGTGCTCATGCAACTGCCCGCGGCGGTATCCATCAGTCATGCCATGCTGGCGCAGAGTTTTCTGCTCATGACCGTCGCCATGGCCGCGGCCACATCACGCGCATGGATGACGGGCAGCGCGGCGCAGCGCGTGAATGCCGGCGCGTCGGTACAGCGTCTGCTGCTGGCCGCCGTCCTACTCACCTTCGTACAGATCTTCCTGGGCGCGCTCACGCGGCATACATACAGCGCGCCGTTCATTCCCGACTTCCCGCTCTCGAACGGCCGCATCATACCGGTCTTTACCGACTCGCACGTGGTGATACATTTTGCCCACCGCGTCGGCGCGCTTGTTGTCACGATCGCGATATTCTGGGCCGGCATCGTGGTGCTGCGCGCGCGCGAACTCGCGCGACTTCGCACCGCAGTTATTACGGCCATGCTGCTCGTGCTTGTGCAGGCGACGCTCGGCGCCACAGTGATTTGGACGCGTCAGGCGATACTGCCGAACACCCTGCATGTCGCCTTCGGAGCTTTGACCTTCGCCACCATTTTTCTCGCTTGGCTCCGCGCGGCGCGCTGGTATCGGTTCAGCGAGACGCAGCCGTCCGGCGTTGCGGGCGTGGAAGGAGCGCGCGCATGA